The genomic segment CGCGATGACGTTTCTCATCGCGCTGCCGGGAAGCACGCCGGGACGGCCGGCGTCCTGCAGCAATGCGTTACTTGGTTTGGCCGACGCTCGGCGCCCTGCCGAGGTTCTTGGCCATGTCGAGGTGGTGCTTCAACGCCGGGAGTGTCTTGCCGGCCCAATCCTTGAGCTCGGCATTGTCGCCACCCTTGGCGTAACGTTCGAACAGCGACACGGCATCTTCATGCGCGCTGACCTGATAGGAATTGTAGTCCGAGCTGAAATCCTTGCCGCTCGCATTCTTGAGCTTGTCGATCTTGCTCTGATGCGAGCTGTCGAGCGCCGTCGGCAGCGTGGCCTGCACCTTGCCATTGCCGACCAGTCCCTTGAGCTCGCTGCTCGTCTTGGTGTGATCGGTGATCATCTGCTGCGCGAAGGTCTTCTCCTCCGCGTTGCCCTTCTGCTGAGCAAGCTTGCTTGATTCGATCTCGAACATGTCGCTGATCGCGACCTGGGTCACGAAGTCGGCGGTCGCAGGCGCAACGCCGAGCACCGAATTCACGCCAGTCTTTTCGCCGAGCGACTGGGCGAGAGCCGGGCCTGCGAGAACCATGCAGGCAAGCGCGATGATTGTGCGTTTCATGGTCAAATCCTTCCGATAGGTCGCGCGGCCGCTTGCCGGCGATGTGCGCCGACCAACACGCCGCCGGGGCCGAGGTTCCTAACGGCTAATCCGCGGGATTGCGTCCGGTGCGCGGATTGATCGGATCTGTCGGCTTGCGTCGAAGCCGCTCGGGCAGGAACGGTTCGGCCGGCGCAGCGGTTGCGTCGGCCCGGACGTCAGCATGGCGCTGCGCCCGCTCGTGCGGCGTCCGATTGTCGTTGATGTGGTACTTCACGTCGACGCCATCGACGGGGTCGTTGACGCCGTGCCTGATATCGCGGAAGTCACTCATGGCTCACCCTCATTGCTTTCCGGGCAGAATCGATTCCAGCACCTGCCGCGCGGCTCCCTTGATCATCCCGCTTTCGTTCGGGTCGCCCTTCATCAGGGCGAGCGAAAAGTTCTTCGCCTGCTGCAAGGTGATGTGCGGCGGCAGCGGCGGCACCTCGGGATCGGTTTTCACCTCCAGCACGACGGGCATCTCGCTCGCAAGCGCCTGCTCCCAGGCCGAGCCGAGCAGCTGTGGGCTGTCGACGAAGATGCCGCGCAGGCCGATCAGCTCGGCGAAGCGCGAATAGGAGACATCGGGAATGCGCTGCGAAGCCTCGAACTTGGGATCACCGTTGATGATGCGCTGCTCCCAGGTGACCTGATTGAGATCCTCGTTGTTGAAGACGCACACGATGAAACGCGGGTCCTTCCAGTCGCGCCAATACTTCGCCGCGGTGATCAGCTCGGCCATGTTGTTCATCTGCATGGCACCGTCGCCGACGAGTGCAATCACGGGGCGGTCGGGATGGGCGTATTTGGCCGCGAGCGCGTAAGGCACCGCAGCGCCCATCGAGGCGAGGCCGCCGGACAGCGAGGCCGTCATGCCGCGCCGCATCTTGAGGTCCCGCGCGAACCAATTGGCGCATGAGCCGGAATCGCTGGTGATGATGGCGCGGTCGGGCAGGCGCGGAGACAATTCCCAGGCGACGAGCTGCGGATTGACTGGCGCGGCGGGCTGATGCGCGCGGTCATCCAAGGTCTTCCACCATTTCGCGACGTCCTCCTGGATGCTCTGGCGCCAGGCGCCGTCGCTCCTGGTTTTCAGCCGTGGCAACAAGGCGCGCAGCGTCTCGGCGGCATCGCCGACGAGGCCGACCTCCATGGGAAAACGGATCGACATCATGCTGGCGTCGATGTCGATCTGCACGCCGCGCGCGCTGCCTTCCTTCGGCAGGAATTCGGCGTAGGGAAAGGCCGAGCCCACCATCAGCAGCGTGTCGCATTCCATCATCATGTTGTAGCTGGGCTCGGTGCCGAGCAGGCCGATCGAGCCGGTGACCCATGGCAGGTCGTCGGGCAGCGCTGCCTTGCCGAGCAATGCCTTGGCGCAGCCGGCCGACAGCCGGTCGGCGACCGCAATGACGTCGTCGGTGGCGCCAAGTGCGCCGGCGCCGACGAGCATCGCGACCTTCTTGCCGGCATTGAGGATCTCCGCGGCACGGTCGAGATCGGCATCACGAGGGATGACTTTAGGCGCGCTGTAACCGACGCCGGAGTGCAGCGTGCCGTGCGCGCGCGGCGGGTCCTCGTAAGGCTCCTCCTGCAAGTCGTTGGGCAAGATGATGACGGTCGGAGTCCGCCGCGCCAGTGCGATCCGCACCGATCGATCAATCAGGTGTCGCACTTGTGCAGGCGAGGAGGCCTGCACGACATAGGCGCCTGCGACGTCCTTGAACATCGAGAGAAGATCGAGCTCCTGCTGATAATGACCGCCAAGCGCATTGCGAGCCTGCTGGCCGACGATCGCCAGCACCGGCTGGTGATCGAGCAGCGCGTCGTACAGCCCGGTGACGAGATGCGAGGCGCCGGGGCCGGAGGTCGCAATGCAGACACCGAGCTCGCCCGAGAATTTCGCGTAGGCGGTCGCCATGAACGCCGCCATCTCCTCGTGCCGCGCCTGCACGAAGCCGATCTTGCCGTCGGCCCGGTTCATCGCACCGAACACGCCGTTGATGCCG from the Bradyrhizobium sp. WBAH42 genome contains:
- a CDS encoding DUF4142 domain-containing protein, producing MKRTIIALACMVLAGPALAQSLGEKTGVNSVLGVAPATADFVTQVAISDMFEIESSKLAQQKGNAEEKTFAQQMITDHTKTSSELKGLVGNGKVQATLPTALDSSHQSKIDKLKNASGKDFSSDYNSYQVSAHEDAVSLFERYAKGGDNAELKDWAGKTLPALKHHLDMAKNLGRAPSVGQTK
- a CDS encoding thiamine pyrophosphate-requiring protein, whose translation is MSQTVSDFIIQRLHQWGVRHIFGYPGDGINGVFGAMNRADGKIGFVQARHEEMAAFMATAYAKFSGELGVCIATSGPGASHLVTGLYDALLDHQPVLAIVGQQARNALGGHYQQELDLLSMFKDVAGAYVVQASSPAQVRHLIDRSVRIALARRTPTVIILPNDLQEEPYEDPPRAHGTLHSGVGYSAPKVIPRDADLDRAAEILNAGKKVAMLVGAGALGATDDVIAVADRLSAGCAKALLGKAALPDDLPWVTGSIGLLGTEPSYNMMMECDTLLMVGSAFPYAEFLPKEGSARGVQIDIDASMMSIRFPMEVGLVGDAAETLRALLPRLKTRSDGAWRQSIQEDVAKWWKTLDDRAHQPAAPVNPQLVAWELSPRLPDRAIITSDSGSCANWFARDLKMRRGMTASLSGGLASMGAAVPYALAAKYAHPDRPVIALVGDGAMQMNNMAELITAAKYWRDWKDPRFIVCVFNNEDLNQVTWEQRIINGDPKFEASQRIPDVSYSRFAELIGLRGIFVDSPQLLGSAWEQALASEMPVVLEVKTDPEVPPLPPHITLQQAKNFSLALMKGDPNESGMIKGAARQVLESILPGKQ